A section of the bacterium genome encodes:
- a CDS encoding DUF1097 domain-containing protein: protein MKECTMKTWMTALSLIFCPVTFLYLMIYPLIVPESQNVVWAAFVAMPIYFIVGAKREDFPKFFYSMFAGFFWAYMFLVPGGWLLNLSGWNLSPPLTGNLVVLVVCAPFLLMHLVWLANSTWLNVCPIMFGTVASSFATGGQRPIGLAVALTLGMLVALVCVELTNAAVGKPTLVQAA from the coding sequence ATGAAAGAATGTACAATGAAGACCTGGATGACTGCTTTGAGCCTTATATTTTGTCCTGTTACTTTTCTCTACCTTATGATTTATCCATTGATTGTTCCAGAGAGTCAAAATGTGGTATGGGCAGCTTTTGTGGCCATGCCCATATATTTCATCGTAGGAGCCAAGAGGGAAGATTTTCCCAAATTTTTCTATAGCATGTTTGCGGGATTCTTCTGGGCATATATGTTTCTTGTTCCTGGAGGCTGGCTGTTAAATCTCTCCGGGTGGAATCTTTCCCCGCCTCTGACGGGTAATTTAGTTGTTTTAGTGGTGTGTGCGCCATTTCTGCTAATGCATCTGGTCTGGCTGGCGAATTCTACCTGGCTGAACGTTTGCCCGATTATGTTCGGTACGGTTGCCAGTAGTTTTGCCACAGGAGGTCAGCGTCCTATCGGCTTAGCTGTAGCTCTGACCTTAGGAATGCTTGTGGCTTTAGTCTGTGTAGAACTCACCAATGCAGCAGTGGGTAAACCTACTCTTGTTCAAGCTGCTTAA
- the def gene encoding peptide deformylase produces the protein MIPVTIRLYGNSVLRRKSREVKEMNEDIQKLIDNMAKLMYQNKGLGLAAPQVGILKRVIVADVGDGLVSLVNPKILWRQGKDTMSEGCLSIPGISLEIKRSKEVIVEGLTREGEKVQLGAVGLLARVLQHEIDHLDGILIVDRVPKKKTKTIKKELDKIKTIVEK, from the coding sequence ATGATTCCAGTAACAATTAGGCTATATGGCAATTCTGTCTTAAGAAGGAAATCTCGAGAAGTTAAAGAGATGAATGAAGATATCCAGAAACTTATAGACAATATGGCAAAGTTGATGTATCAGAATAAGGGTTTAGGACTGGCTGCACCACAAGTAGGAATATTGAAGAGAGTGATAGTTGCTGACGTGGGAGATGGATTGGTTAGCCTGGTTAATCCGAAAATTCTCTGGCGTCAAGGGAAAGATACTATGTCTGAAGGATGCTTGAGTATCCCGGGAATTAGTCTGGAAATAAAACGTTCAAAGGAAGTGATAGTGGAAGGGCTAACCAGGGAAGGCGAGAAGGTTCAGTTAGGAGCAGTGGGACTTCTCGCTCGTGTATTGCAGCACGAAATCGACCATCTGGATGGGATATTAATAGTTGACCGGGTTCCTAAGAAAAAGACAAAGACAATTAAGAAAGAATTGGACAAAATAAAAACGATAGTAGAGAAATAG